In Sebastes fasciatus isolate fSebFas1 chromosome 15, fSebFas1.pri, whole genome shotgun sequence, a genomic segment contains:
- the slc25a29l gene encoding mitochondrial basic amino acids transporter isoform X1 has protein sequence MALDFAAGCIGGAAGVLVGHPFDTVKVRLQVQNVDKPLYRGTYHCFQSIARQESMLGLYKGIGSPMMGLTFINAIVFGVQGNAMRKLGRDTPLNQFLAGASAGTIQCVICCPMELAKTRMQLQGTGEKKSKRKLYKNSLDCLVRIYNKEGIRGINRGMVTTLLRETPGFGVYFLAYDIWTRYLGCEPEDPYMIPKLLFAGGMSGIASWISTYPVDVIKSRLQADGVGGVNKYSGIMDCVRQSLKKEGWRVFTRGLTSTLLRAFPVNATTFATVTLFLLYMREGEECSIQDSEPQSVQLQPLQPQTQPTSM, from the exons GTGCTGCCGGTGTTTTGGTCGGACATCCATTTGACACTGTGAAG GTGAGACTTCAGGTTCAAAATGTGGACAAACCTCTGTACCGTGGGACATATCACTGCTTCCAGTCGATCGCACGCCAGGAGTCG atgCTCGGTCTGTACAAAGGCATCGGCTCTCCAATGATGGGCCTGACCTTCATCAACGCCATAGTTTTTGGTGTCCAGGGCAACGCCATGCGTAAGCTTGGCAGAGACACGCCTCTCAACCAGTTCCTGGCTGGCGCCTCTGCTGGAACCATCCAGTGTGTCATTTGCTGCCCGATGGAGCTGGCGAAGACGCGCATGCAGCTGCAAGGGACGGGAGAGAAGAAGTCGAAGAGAAAGCTGTACAAGAACTCTCTGGACTGTCTGGTGAGAATCTACAACAAGGAGGGAATCCGAGGTATCAACCGCGGCATGGTGACCACCCTGCTGCGCGAGACACCTGGTTTCGGCGTGTACTTTCTCGCCTACGACATATGGACCCGTTACCTTGGCTGCGAGCCAGAGGATCCTTACATGATCCCAAAGCTGTTGTTTGCCGGCGGCATGTCCGGCATCGCTTCCTGGATCTCCACCTATCCCGTGGACGTGATCAAGTCGCGTCTTCAGGCGGACGGGGTCGGCGGCGTCAACAAGTACAGTGGCATCATGGACTGTGTCAGACAGAGCTTGAAGAAAGAGGGGTGGAGGGTGTTCACACGCGGGCTCACGTCCACTTTGCTCCGCGCTTTTCCAGTGAACGCCACCACGTTTGCCACTGTGACTCTATTTCTGTTGTACATGCGCGAGGGAGAAGAGTGTAGCATTCAGGACTCTGAGCCGCAGTCCGTCCAGCTGCAGCCTCTGCAGCCGCAGACGCAGCCAACCAGCATGTGA
- the slc25a29l gene encoding mitochondrial basic amino acids transporter isoform X2 produces the protein MLGLYKGIGSPMMGLTFINAIVFGVQGNAMRKLGRDTPLNQFLAGASAGTIQCVICCPMELAKTRMQLQGTGEKKSKRKLYKNSLDCLVRIYNKEGIRGINRGMVTTLLRETPGFGVYFLAYDIWTRYLGCEPEDPYMIPKLLFAGGMSGIASWISTYPVDVIKSRLQADGVGGVNKYSGIMDCVRQSLKKEGWRVFTRGLTSTLLRAFPVNATTFATVTLFLLYMREGEECSIQDSEPQSVQLQPLQPQTQPTSM, from the coding sequence atgCTCGGTCTGTACAAAGGCATCGGCTCTCCAATGATGGGCCTGACCTTCATCAACGCCATAGTTTTTGGTGTCCAGGGCAACGCCATGCGTAAGCTTGGCAGAGACACGCCTCTCAACCAGTTCCTGGCTGGCGCCTCTGCTGGAACCATCCAGTGTGTCATTTGCTGCCCGATGGAGCTGGCGAAGACGCGCATGCAGCTGCAAGGGACGGGAGAGAAGAAGTCGAAGAGAAAGCTGTACAAGAACTCTCTGGACTGTCTGGTGAGAATCTACAACAAGGAGGGAATCCGAGGTATCAACCGCGGCATGGTGACCACCCTGCTGCGCGAGACACCTGGTTTCGGCGTGTACTTTCTCGCCTACGACATATGGACCCGTTACCTTGGCTGCGAGCCAGAGGATCCTTACATGATCCCAAAGCTGTTGTTTGCCGGCGGCATGTCCGGCATCGCTTCCTGGATCTCCACCTATCCCGTGGACGTGATCAAGTCGCGTCTTCAGGCGGACGGGGTCGGCGGCGTCAACAAGTACAGTGGCATCATGGACTGTGTCAGACAGAGCTTGAAGAAAGAGGGGTGGAGGGTGTTCACACGCGGGCTCACGTCCACTTTGCTCCGCGCTTTTCCAGTGAACGCCACCACGTTTGCCACTGTGACTCTATTTCTGTTGTACATGCGCGAGGGAGAAGAGTGTAGCATTCAGGACTCTGAGCCGCAGTCCGTCCAGCTGCAGCCTCTGCAGCCGCAGACGCAGCCAACCAGCATGTGA